In Gadus morhua chromosome 2, gadMor3.0, whole genome shotgun sequence, a single window of DNA contains:
- the ldlra gene encoding low density lipoprotein receptor a translates to MIASVMGRIQCVSLVLLVYFYTQTCALAPCSSSDFQCGTGVCISSRWVCDGANDCGDGSDELMGICMSRTCAPSEFSCGGRAVECIPKSWHCDGKADCENAADEEGCAVRSCSASEFLCASGQCVSDSFVCDHDADCDDGSDEAACPPLTCSPSSFRCNNSVCLPRLWACDGDADCSDGSDEWGCAAPAAGAGRAACAPLEYRCGDGECIHESWRCDGGADCKDRSDEADCTHTTCRPDQFECGDGSCIHGSQQCNQQYDCRDMSDEMGCVNASRCEAPSHFKCRSGECINMERTCDGHNDCRDWSDEPVIECGTNECQLNNGGCSHACQDLRVGHACLCPAGYGLLDARRCGDIDECADPDTCSQICVNQIGGYKCDCREGYQLEPSTKACKAIGTVAYLLFTNRHEVRRMTLDKSEYTRVVPRLKNAVTLDLNIASNCVFWSDISEKTIYSATMDAAANATQHHVVIGNGIGAPEGIAVDWVHGNLYWTDGMHSTISVATVDGSRRKTLIRQDLSRPRGIVVDPVHNFLYWTDWGTPAKIEKAGLNGGDRIALVTDNIIWPNGITLDLLNQRLYWVDSKLHTLSSVDVNGGGRRTVLVDKQRLAHPLGVTVFEDRVFWTDVSNNAIFSVNRLTGSDVRAVAEHLSSPDDIVMYHNLRQPAGRDWCGTANGGCEFLCLAAPQVGPHPPKYTCACPDDMALARDMRRCVPASPTPAAPVPPQPLVTREALTPIPHRPVQTTARTPAPLTARPPTRPVATHRAPTRPVATHRAPTSPAATHRAPTRPALIFSTATARADRGTPKPVVPHTAGPAPQGEEPVNPLPDSHQKLDEIGPETAPSSHTAIYIALPLAVVMVAAFVCFLLWRNFRLKNTNTIHFDNPVYQKTTEDQLHIYRSQSPDGYSYPPKQIVSLDEEADNPAFSEN, encoded by the exons ATGATTGCGTCAGTTATGGGACGGATACAGTGCGTGTCACTGGTGCTCCTCGTATACTTTTACACTCAGACAT GTGCGCTGGCCCCGTGCAGCTCCTCCGATTTCCAGTGTGGGACGGGGGTGTGCATCTCGTCCCGTTGGGTGTGTGACGGCGCCAACGACTGCGGCGACGGCAGCGACGAGCTCATGGGAATCTGCA tgtCGCGGACCTGCGCCCCCTCAGAGTTCAGCTGTGGCGGTCGTGCCGTCGAGTGCATCCCCAAGTCCTGGCACTGCGACGGCAAGGCAGACTGCGAGAATGCCGCGGACGAGGAGGGCTGTG cggtgaGGAGCTGCTCCGCCAGCGAGTTCCTCTGCGCCAGCGGGCAGTGCGTGTCCGACAGCTTCGTGTGCGACCACGACGCCGACTGCGACGACGGCAGTGACGAGGCCGCCTGCCCCCCGCTCACCTGCagcccctcctccttccgctGCAACAACAGCGTCTGCCTGCCGCGCCTCTGGGCCTGCGACGGCGACGCCGACTGCTCCGACGGCTCCGACGAGTGGGGGTGCGCGGCCCCGGCGGCGGGGGCCGGCCGCGCGGCCTGCGCCCCCCTGGAGTACCGCTGCGGCGACGGGGAGTGCATCCACGAGAGCTGGAGGTGTGACGGGGGCGCGGACTGCAAGGACCGCTCGGACGAGGCCGACTGCA CTCACACCACCTGCCGCCCGGACCAGTTTGAGTGCGGCGACGGCTCCTGTATCCATGGCAGCCAGCAGTGCAACCAGCAGTACGACTGCAGGGACATGAGCGACGAGATGGGCTGCGTCAACG cctcccgcTGTGAAGCCCCCTCCCACTTCAAGTGTCGCAGCGGCGAGTGCATCAACATGGAGCGCACCTGTGACGGCCACAACGACTGCCGGGATTGGTCGGACGAGCCCGTGATTGAATGCG GTACCAACGAGTGTCAGCTTAACAACGGCGGCTGCAGCCACGCCTGTCAGGACCTGCGGGTCGGCCATGCCTGCCTCTGCCCCGCCGGCTACGGGCTGCTGGACGCCAGGCGCTGCGGAG ATATAGACGAGTGCGCGGACCCGGACACCTGCAGCCAGATCTGCGTCAACCAGATCGGCGGCTACAAGTGTGACTGCAGGGAGGGCTACCAGTTGGAGCCTAGCACCAAGGCCTGCAAAGCCATCG GCACCGTGGCCTACCTGCTGTTCACCAACCGCCACGAGGTCCGCAGGATGACCCTGGACAAGAGCGAGTACACGCGGGTAGTCCCCAGGCTGAAGAACGCCGTCACCCTGGACCTGAACATCGCCTCCAACTGCGTCTTCTGGTCCGACATCTCCGAGAAGACCATCTACAG CGCTACCATGGACGCGGCTGCCAACGCCACGCAGCACCATGTCGTCATCGGCAACGGCATCGGCGCCCCCGAGGGCATCGCCGTGGACTGGGTCCACGGCAACCTGTACTGGACAGACGGCATGCACAGCACCATCTCCGTGGCAACCGTCGATGGCAGCCGCCGCAAAACCCTGATCCGCCAGGACCTGTCCCGGCCGCGTGGCATCGTGGTCGACCCCGTCCACAA CTTCCTGTACTGGACAGACTGGGGCACTCCGGCGAAAATCGAGAAGGCCGGACTGAACGGAGGAGACCGCATCGCGTTGGTCACGGACAACATCATCTGGCCCAACGGCATCACCCTGG accTTCTGAACCAGCGCCTCTACTGGGTGGACTCCAAGCTGCACACCCTGTCCAGCGTGGACGTCAATGGCGGGGGCCGGCGCACTGTGCTCGTGGACAAGCAGCGGCTGGCTCACCCGCTGGGTGTCACCGTGTTCGAG GACCGAGTGTTCTGGACGGATGTGAGCAACAACGCCATCTTCAGCGTCAACCGgttgacaggaagtgatgtcagagCGGTGGCGGAGCACCTGTCCTCGCCCGATGACATTGTGATGTACCACAACCTCCGGCAGCCCGCCG gcagggACTGGTGTGGCACGGCCAACGGCGGCTGTGAGTTCCTGTGTCTGGCCGCCCCCCAGGtgggcccccacccccccaagtACACCTGCGCCTGCCCCGATGACATGGCCCTGGCCCGGGACATGAGGCGCTGTGTGCCAG CCTCTCCGACGCCCGCCGCCCCCGTCCCACCTCAGCCCCTGGTGACCCGCGAAGCCTTGACCCCCATTCCCCACCGACCGGTCCAAACCACCGCCAGGACCCCGGCGCCCCTCACTGCCAGACCCCCCACCCGGCCGGTCGCCACCCACAGAGCCCCCACCCGGCCGGTCGCCACCCACAGAGCCCCCACCAGTCCAGCCGCCACCCACAGAGCCCCCACCCGGCCAGCCCTCATCTTCAGCACCGCGACGGCCAGGGCGGACCGGGGCACCCCCAAACCGGTGGTCCCCCACAccgcgggccccgccccccagggggaggagcctgtgaaCCCCCTCCCGGACTCCCATCAGAAGCTGGATGAGATTGGACCTGAGACAGCTCCGTCCAGCCACACAGCGATCTATATCGCCCTGCCGCTCG CGGTCGTCATGGTGGCGGCCTTCGTCTGCTTCCTGTTGTGGAGGAACTTCCGCCTGAAGAACACCAACACCATCCACTTCGACAACCCGGTGTACCAGAAGACCACGGAGGATCAGCTCCACATCTACCGCAGCCAGAGCCCGGACGGCTACTCCTACCCCCCG AAGCAGATTGTGAGTCTGGACGAGGAGGCGGACAACCCGGCATTCTCCGAGAACTAA
- the kri1 gene encoding protein KRI1 homolog, whose product MEDKSDFKINSRFAQNYEKYRQKEEFQRLKDRYGDVGDSGSESSESASDDGEVVVNPKLDRDFYRTLSLLKKKDPKIYEQDAKFYSDEDDSDTEEQQPSSKPAVKPMYLKDYERKVILEKGGKYEDDEDSEEDEEEAAKRRERAASPSYIQEQKELKESFRKFIHDSDDEEKEKEKEEGGGGGEKVVQTDGLLTRRVRTAEEKDKDEEDYVEWLKGQTDVEGAEELQDMRYLREFWSDPQLDEKERFLKDFVLNKRYLEDEEKEGDRIPSYEDVVQEEVEDSEEEGESFLQRQEDFERSYNFRFEEPDSLEIKTYPRSIATSVRTKDDRRKLKREDVKDRKQREKEQKQEQLKQLKNLKRAEIMQKLQKLQELTGNQQLAFSQADLDGDFDPGQHDALMQNFFGDEYYGDEEGEKPQFEEEDELEEHWNWDTWKGAGGGVDQEGEGCYSGGYEAQDPNCEDPDFIMDADYDPSQPSTSKKQQRKEKKKMRKEDVPMGKKKRKSHFLDVISQDKPVFDPKERSFEQYLDEFYKLDYEDIIDDLPCRFRYRQVLANDFGLSTDEILKAEEKDLNRWCSLKKTCMFRSDHEEKCDLQNYRIKAQNTKRKQEILPSVYNEEEQEPKGRKRRRVKSAEKNAADPSGATDAAGALGEPGALREPSAQEEDEGELLTQKNKTLEPEVPQEEKEEEGGAPAAGSVAAAPEDQRKGVKTLRRPLQRQRRLGKRGAAAGPLRVRVGSQLFSGQRLKAYGLNPKRLHGRQVFQQAQRSQERRRRKKTPKD is encoded by the exons ATGGAAGACAAATCGGACTTCAAGATCAACTCCAGGTTCGCCCAGAACTACGAGAAATACCGACAAAAAGAGGAGTTCCAGAGAC TGAAAGACCGCTATGGGGACGTGGGGGACAGCGGGTCCGAGTCATCAGAGTCTGCCTCTGATGACGGTGAGGTG GTAGTGAATCCTAAACTGGATCGGGACTTCTACAGAACGCTGTCGTTACTTAAAAAGAAAGACCCAAAGATCTACGAGCAGGATGCCAAGTTCTACTCAGATGAAG ATGATTCTGACACCGAGGAGCAGCAGCCCAGCTCCAAGCCGGCGGTGAAGCCCATGTACCTGAAGGACTACGAGAGGAAGGTCATCCTGGAGAAGGGAGG TAAATACGAAGATGATGAGGACAgcgaggaagatgaggaagaggctGCTAAGAGACGAGAG agAGCGGCGTCTCCTAGCTACATCCAGGAGCAGAAGGAACTAAAGGAGAG CTTCCGGAAGTTCATCCACGACAGCGacgatgaggagaaggagaaggagaaggaggaggggggggggggaggagagaaggtggTGCAGACAGACGGGTTGCTGACCAGGAGGGTGCGCACGGCCGAggagaag GATAAGGACGAGGAGGACTACGTGGAGTGGCTGAAGGGACAGACGGATGTGGAGGGAGCTGAGGAGCTGCAAGacatg AGGTACTTGAGGGAGTTCTGGAGCGACCCCCAGCTGGACGAGAAGGAGCGCTTCCTCAAGGACTTTGTCCTCAACAAGCGCTacctggaggacgaggagaaggagggggacaG GATCCCGAGCTACGAGGACGtggtccaggaggaggtggaggactctgaggaggagggcgagtcGTTCCTGCAGCGGCAGGAGGACTTCGAGAGGAGCTACAACTTCCGTTTCGAGGAGCCGGACTCGCTGGAGATCAAGACGTACCCCCGCAGCATCGCCACCTCGGTGCGAACCAAGGACGACCGCCGGAAGCTGAAGAGGGAGGACGTCAAGGACAGGAAACAGCGG gagaaggagcagaagcAGGAGCAGCTGAAGCAGCTGAAGAACCTGAAGCGAGCGGAGATCATGCAGAAGCTGCAGAAGCTGCAGGAGCTGACGGGGAACCAGCAGCTGGCCTTCAGCCAGGCCGACCTGGACGGGGACTTCGACCCCGGGCAGCATGACGCCCTCATGcag AATTTCTTTGGTGATGAATACTACGGagacgaggagggggagaagcctCAGtttgaggaggaagatgaactGGAAG AACACTGGAACTGGGACACCTGGaagggggcgggcgggggggtggatcaggagggggaggggtgttaCAGTGGGGGGTACGAGGCCCAGGACCCCAACTGTGAAGACCCAGACTTCATC ATGGACGCGGACTACGACCCCAGCCAGCCCAGCACCTCCAAGAAGcagcagaggaaggagaagaagaagatgaggaaggAGGATGTGCCCATGGGCAAGAAGAAACGCAAGTCCCACTTCCTGGACGTCATCTCCCAGGACAAACCAGTGTTCGATCCCA AGGAGCGGAGCTTCGAGCAGTACCTAGACGAGTTCTACAAGCTGGACTACGAGGACATCATCGACGACCTGCCCTGCCGCTTCCGCTACCGCCAGGTGCTGGCCAACGACTTCGGCCTGTCCACCgacgag ATCCTGAAGGCGGAGGAGAAAGACCTGAACCGCTGGTGCTCCCTGAAGAAGACGTGCATGTTCCGGTCGGACCACGAGGAAAAGTGTGACCTGCAGAACTACCGGATCAAAGCCCAGAACACGAAGAGGAAGCAGGAGATCCTGCCCTCCGTCTACAACGA GGAGGAGCAGGAACCCAAGGGCAGGAAGCGGCGCCGGGTAAAGAGCGCCGAGAAGAACGCCGCGGACCCCAGCGGGGCCACGGACGCCGCCGGGGCCCTCGGAGAACCAGGGGCCCTCAGAGAACCGTCCGcccaggaggaggacgagggagaGCTCCTCACACAGAAGAACAAGACTCTGGAACCGGAGGTGccgcaggaggagaaggaggaggaaggaggtgctCCAGCGGCGGGCTCCGTCGCCGCCGCGCCGGAGGACCAGAGGAAGGGGGTGAAGACGCTGCGGCGGCCCCTCCAGAGGCAGCGGCGCCTCGGGAagcggggggcggcggcggggccccTCCGGGTCCGGGTGGGCTCCCAGCTGTTTAGCGGACAGAGGCTGAAGGCGTACGGGCTGAACCCCAAGAGGCTCCACGGCCGGCAGGTGTTCCAGCAGGCTCAGCGGTCCcaggagaggaggcggaggaagaaGACCCCCAAGGACTGA